In Immundisolibacter sp., the following proteins share a genomic window:
- a CDS encoding aromatic ring-hydroxylating dioxygenase subunit alpha: MKPFESINLDAYLDERPAEGVIRVDRSIFTDPAIFELEMERIWERSWLYVCHESQIPNHGDFLTTHLGRQPVVVIRGASGKVNVFINACSHRGSQLVHEERGNKTDMTCFFHGWCFDTDGKLMSVTREKGGGYPDQFRKENFHLTAAPRVESYRGFVFASLSDEVPTLAEHLRDARVMIDLMADQGGEQGLEVLRGHSTYTYAGNWKLQAENGVDGYHVHGLHVNFALTTQNRERIRAGANQIKSMDVSQLGSLDAGFFDFGNGHVVLWGDWPNRGDRRPNFHMYDEWTEKFGQVYAEWMIGKLRNTLIYPNVFLMDQMSSQIRVFRPIAVDKTEVTIYAIAPKGESPKMRAHRIRQYEDFFNASGMATPDDLSEFAYAQNAAQGRLARWNDLTRGVKFLTKGADARAKALGVNPEYCGGKVEDEGIFLAQHRHWLNAMQK; the protein is encoded by the coding sequence ATGAAACCCTTCGAATCCATCAACCTCGATGCCTACCTCGACGAACGTCCGGCCGAGGGCGTGATCCGCGTCGACCGCTCCATCTTCACCGACCCGGCCATCTTCGAGCTGGAGATGGAACGCATCTGGGAGCGCAGCTGGCTGTACGTCTGCCACGAGAGCCAGATTCCGAATCATGGCGATTTCCTGACCACCCACCTGGGGCGCCAGCCGGTCGTTGTGATTCGAGGCGCCTCGGGCAAGGTCAACGTCTTCATCAATGCCTGTTCGCACCGTGGCTCACAGCTGGTGCACGAGGAGCGCGGCAACAAGACCGACATGACCTGCTTCTTCCACGGCTGGTGCTTCGATACCGACGGCAAGCTGATGTCGGTGACACGCGAGAAGGGCGGCGGCTATCCGGACCAGTTCCGCAAGGAGAATTTCCACCTCACCGCCGCGCCGCGGGTGGAGTCCTACCGTGGCTTCGTGTTCGCGTCCCTGAGCGACGAGGTGCCGACGCTGGCCGAGCACCTGCGCGACGCGCGGGTGATGATCGACCTGATGGCGGACCAGGGCGGCGAGCAGGGGCTGGAGGTCCTGCGCGGCCATTCGACCTACACCTATGCCGGCAACTGGAAGCTGCAGGCCGAAAACGGTGTCGATGGCTACCACGTGCACGGCCTGCACGTGAACTTCGCGCTGACCACGCAGAACCGCGAGCGCATCCGCGCCGGCGCCAACCAGATCAAGTCCATGGACGTGTCGCAGCTTGGGAGCCTCGACGCCGGCTTTTTCGACTTCGGTAATGGCCACGTGGTGCTGTGGGGCGACTGGCCGAACCGCGGCGACCGCCGGCCCAATTTCCACATGTACGACGAGTGGACGGAAAAGTTCGGCCAGGTTTACGCCGAGTGGATGATCGGCAAGCTGCGCAACACCCTGATCTATCCGAACGTGTTCCTGATGGACCAGATGTCCTCGCAGATTCGCGTGTTCCGGCCGATCGCCGTGGACAAGACCGAGGTCACCATCTACGCCATCGCACCCAAGGGCGAGTCGCCGAAAATGCGCGCCCACCGCATCCGCCAGTACGAGGATTTCTTCAACGCCTCCGGCATGGCGACACCCGACGACCTGAGCGAATTCGCCTACGCGCAGAATGCCGCACAGGGCCGCCTGGCGCGCTGGAACGACCTGACGCGCGGCGTGAAGTTCCTGACCAAGGGTGCCGACGCACGCGCCAAGGCACTGGGCGTGAATCCCGAGTACTGCGGCGGCAAGGTGGAGGACGAAGGCATTTTCCTGGCCCAGCACCGGCATTGGCTGAATGCGATGCAGAAATAA
- a CDS encoding aromatic ring-hydroxylating dioxygenase subunit alpha: MNAPTVFGAPVHWPAKINEIPKDIFDREDVFRLELERIFYGPEWHPVAHTGEIPNIGDFKTFHIGERPLLIVHGQDGQVRVFYNACSHRGTLLETNNRGNKTEFECPYHRWLFDSTGELRGCPGKEDFSPSFTMESSGLAQVRSAIVGGLIFATLHEGTPDIDTWLGRTQPALLQLLGGDGRLQLLGYQKVSYDCNWKAYVDNDGYHAPLLHLAFKMLNWQGGKGSQYATENGHLAFESELKVPNNPGFLKDPSLIAFKGSHTSKGSVIVSLNPLTVMTKHLDMINVRFAVARSLLKTEVHYAYFAHLDDDADMVRHRLRQSSNMLGPCGMVSMEDASIFLRVQQGNRTPGNAVFQKGVKQEQGMWFDFKQNDEAGNLPKWEYYRRVMGFVREEN, encoded by the coding sequence ATGAACGCCCCCACCGTGTTTGGCGCGCCGGTCCACTGGCCGGCCAAGATCAACGAGATACCCAAGGACATCTTCGACCGCGAGGACGTGTTCCGGCTCGAACTCGAGCGCATCTTCTACGGCCCCGAGTGGCACCCGGTGGCGCACACCGGCGAAATCCCGAACATCGGCGACTTCAAGACCTTTCATATCGGCGAGCGGCCGCTGTTGATCGTGCACGGCCAGGACGGCCAGGTACGGGTGTTCTACAACGCCTGCTCGCACCGCGGCACGCTGCTTGAAACCAACAACCGCGGCAACAAGACCGAGTTCGAGTGCCCGTACCACCGCTGGCTGTTCGACAGCACCGGCGAGCTGCGCGGCTGCCCGGGCAAAGAAGACTTCTCGCCCAGCTTCACCATGGAAAGTTCGGGCCTGGCGCAAGTGCGCAGCGCCATCGTCGGCGGCCTGATCTTCGCCACCCTGCACGAGGGCACGCCCGACATCGACACCTGGCTGGGGCGCACGCAGCCGGCGCTGCTGCAGCTGCTGGGCGGCGACGGACGCCTGCAACTGCTCGGCTACCAGAAGGTCAGCTACGACTGCAACTGGAAGGCCTACGTCGACAACGACGGCTACCACGCCCCGCTGCTGCACCTGGCCTTCAAGATGCTGAACTGGCAGGGTGGGAAGGGCTCCCAGTACGCCACCGAGAATGGGCACCTCGCCTTCGAGTCGGAACTGAAGGTGCCAAACAACCCTGGCTTCCTGAAGGACCCGTCGCTGATCGCCTTCAAGGGCAGCCACACCTCCAAGGGCTCGGTCATCGTCAGCCTGAATCCGCTGACGGTGATGACCAAGCACCTGGACATGATCAACGTGCGCTTCGCGGTGGCTCGCTCGCTGCTCAAGACCGAGGTGCACTACGCCTATTTCGCCCACCTCGACGACGACGCGGACATGGTGCGCCACCGCCTGCGCCAGTCCTCGAACATGCTCGGGCCGTGCGGCATGGTGTCGATGGAGGATGCGTCCATATTCCTGCGCGTGCAGCAGGGCAATCGCACGCCGGGCAACGCCGTGTTCCAGAAGGGCGTCAAGCAGGAACAGGGCATGTGGTTCGATTTCAAACAAAACGACGAGGCCGGGAATCTGCCCAAGTGGGAGTACTACCGGCGCGTCATGGGCTTCGTACGAGAGGAGAACTGA
- a CDS encoding NAD(P)-dependent oxidoreductase gives MQLGFVGVGTMGVPIVGHLVAAGHTVKAFDLSADALAKAQAAGAQAAGSVGEAAAGAQAVFVAVSNQDVLGEVLRQPGGIFECGAPGAIVVDLGTTAPPRCRAFAAEARARGMDYVDAPLSGSTPWAQAGTLAVMVGAEQAAWGTVLPLLQTFGGSIFHLGPVGSGQTAKLCHQLAFMGTLLGLSEAVVLGERCGIDGVKLMDVLGACVSPRHVIDFYKPQLAARPLGEGPTGLGIFYKDLRAVQELSQQDAGITLPLGEALLGLFQQAMDAGYRNFDPFGLSELIDKGVIKHREG, from the coding sequence ATGCAGCTTGGATTCGTGGGCGTCGGCACCATGGGCGTACCCATCGTCGGTCACCTGGTAGCCGCCGGGCACACGGTCAAGGCCTTCGACCTGTCGGCCGACGCGCTGGCCAAGGCACAGGCGGCCGGCGCGCAGGCGGCAGGCTCGGTCGGCGAGGCCGCCGCCGGGGCACAGGCCGTGTTCGTCGCCGTCTCCAACCAGGACGTGCTGGGTGAAGTGCTGCGACAGCCAGGTGGCATATTCGAGTGCGGCGCGCCAGGGGCGATCGTGGTCGATCTTGGCACCACCGCGCCGCCGCGTTGCCGCGCCTTCGCCGCCGAGGCCCGCGCGCGGGGCATGGATTACGTGGACGCCCCACTGAGCGGCTCCACGCCCTGGGCACAGGCCGGCACGCTGGCCGTCATGGTCGGCGCCGAGCAGGCCGCCTGGGGCACCGTGCTGCCGCTGCTGCAGACCTTCGGCGGCAGCATTTTTCATCTGGGTCCGGTCGGCAGCGGGCAGACCGCCAAGCTGTGCCACCAGCTCGCCTTCATGGGCACGCTGCTGGGCCTGAGCGAAGCGGTGGTGCTGGGCGAGCGCTGCGGCATCGACGGCGTCAAGCTGATGGACGTGCTGGGCGCCTGCGTGTCGCCGCGCCACGTGATCGATTTCTACAAGCCCCAGCTCGCCGCCCGCCCGCTGGGCGAGGGGCCGACCGGCCTTGGCATCTTCTACAAGGATCTGCGGGCCGTGCAGGAACTGTCGCAGCAGGATGCCGGCATCACGCTGCCGCTGGGCGAGGCGCTGCTCGGCCTGTTCCAGCAGGCGATGGACGCCGGCTACAGGAATTTCGATCCGTTCGGCCTGAGCGAGCTGATCGACAAGGGCGTAATCAAACACCGCGAAGGCTGA
- a CDS encoding PilT/PilU family type 4a pilus ATPase has translation MSDQFTAPEPSNAAAGRPLTARDGEPFLRHLVTLAVAERVSDLHFKSGAPPYWRRLGELEPMADQPMLNSEDMDILAKALLDERLSAVFADRHQVDLSHGFSGVARVRANIYRQRGTIAMSLRTITMQIPTAADLNLPPTIEMFSQLKRGMVLVTGATGSGKSTTLAALIEMINLRDRRHIVTIEDPIEYLFKDKQAVINQREVGIDTPDFGSAMRAALRQDPDVIFIGELRDAETITTAVRASETGHLVLSTLHAPNCYDAISRLVSYFPPEEQDTQRKAIAANLRGVISQRLLPRADGSSRVAAFEVMVVTPTIADMIEDPQRQSDIIEVIKTGRQHGMISFDDYLYDLAEAGHISQDTALSNATNVTDLKLRFQGF, from the coding sequence ATGTCCGATCAATTCACCGCCCCGGAACCGTCCAATGCCGCCGCCGGCAGGCCGCTCACGGCCCGTGACGGGGAACCGTTCTTGCGTCATCTGGTCACCCTGGCAGTGGCCGAGCGGGTATCCGATCTGCACTTCAAGTCCGGCGCACCACCCTACTGGCGGCGCCTGGGCGAGCTCGAGCCGATGGCCGACCAGCCCATGCTCAATAGCGAGGACATGGACATCCTGGCGAAGGCCCTGTTGGACGAGCGCCTGAGCGCGGTGTTCGCCGATCGCCATCAAGTGGACCTGTCGCATGGCTTCTCGGGCGTCGCCCGGGTGCGCGCCAACATCTATCGCCAGCGCGGCACCATCGCCATGTCCCTGCGGACAATCACGATGCAGATCCCCACCGCCGCAGACCTGAACCTGCCGCCGACGATCGAGATGTTCAGCCAGCTAAAGCGCGGCATGGTGCTGGTGACCGGCGCCACCGGCTCAGGCAAGTCAACTACCCTGGCGGCGCTGATCGAGATGATCAACCTTCGCGACCGGCGCCACATCGTCACCATCGAGGACCCGATCGAGTACCTGTTCAAGGACAAGCAGGCCGTCATCAACCAGCGCGAGGTGGGTATCGACACGCCCGATTTCGGCAGCGCCATGCGCGCCGCCCTGCGTCAGGATCCGGACGTGATCTTCATCGGCGAGCTGCGCGACGCGGAGACCATCACCACTGCCGTGCGCGCCAGCGAAACCGGCCATCTGGTGCTGTCGACCCTGCACGCGCCCAACTGCTACGACGCCATCAGCCGCCTGGTGTCGTATTTCCCGCCCGAGGAGCAGGACACCCAGCGCAAGGCCATCGCCGCCAACCTGCGCGGCGTGATCAGCCAGCGGCTGCTGCCGCGGGCCGACGGCAGCAGCCGCGTGGCGGCCTTCGAGGTGATGGTGGTCACGCCGACCATCGCCGACATGATCGAGGACCCGCAGCGCCAGTCGGACATCATCGAGGTCATCAAGACCGGCCGCCAGCACGGCATGATCTCCTTCGACGATTACCTGTACGACCTGGCCGAGGCCGGTCACATCAGCCAGGACACGGCGCTGAGTAACGCGACCAACGTGACCGACCTGAAGCTGCGCTTTCAGGGATTCTGA
- a CDS encoding aromatic-ring-hydroxylating dioxygenase subunit beta has translation MTQEALQQIDALQTRYIAALDNKDMSGWLDTFASDGSYICIAKENEESGLPLALMMDDCHERLEDRVTYVTKVWAGTFEDYQTRHFVQRIACTPKGGDLYETVSNFTVFYTDSAGNTGTLVCGRYVDQIVVGNGGAKLKSRRAVMDTNVAPRYIVYPI, from the coding sequence ATGACCCAGGAAGCGTTGCAGCAGATCGACGCGCTGCAGACCCGCTACATCGCCGCGCTGGACAACAAGGACATGTCCGGCTGGCTGGACACCTTCGCCAGTGACGGTTCCTACATCTGCATCGCCAAAGAAAACGAGGAAAGCGGCCTGCCGCTGGCGCTGATGATGGACGACTGCCACGAGCGCCTGGAAGACCGTGTCACCTACGTGACCAAGGTCTGGGCCGGCACCTTCGAGGACTACCAGACCCGCCATTTCGTGCAGCGCATCGCCTGCACGCCCAAGGGCGGCGACCTGTACGAGACGGTGAGCAACTTCACCGTGTTCTATACCGACTCGGCCGGCAACACCGGCACCCTGGTCTGCGGCCGCTACGTGGATCAGATCGTGGTCGGCAACGGCGGCGCCAAGCTCAAGTCCCGCCGCGCGGTGATGGATACCAACGTCGCGCCACGCTACATCGTGTATCCCATCTGA
- a CDS encoding penicillin-binding protein activator, with amino-acid sequence MNVPLLKLAAAALLVVLGGGCASPPPTPPPTPAQVPVDPEQPAREAEARGDYGAAAQAWQALAASRPSPGREAYQLRAAAAWLAAGDTTSSQALLGQIDVAPLGDGLITQKQLLLARLALGRGDPVAAAAALAPTLELHPPADLAAERDALVQRLPPGSFAAPGPALTGGDFLAVLLPYGGSLDSAAQAITTGIVAARLHDGSGPELRFYASGNDVLTSYRQALADGAAAVIGPLQKAEVAALAKSPLPRPTLALNNPEPAVGQVNLYRLSLDPADEAAAGAQWLAAAGYRDVAMLYVDDAWGRRLRDLYSAALTTQGGRLSGAVPFDAGDTDFAAALRGLFGARLAATVPAAPDAPGVSSVAAPTPPGPQALIVIASATDARQIVPQLAYVGLFDLPVLTTSQVWSGSPDPADADLQNVVFCDSPWALNRQTLSGDGGPLTAARQAWPQLDREPPRLLALGADAYAVGRELRLGRTVDALPEGLTGALGLEADGTLHRRVLACARFSGGMPVPLTPGGLP; translated from the coding sequence TTGAACGTTCCGCTTCTGAAGCTGGCGGCGGCCGCGTTGCTGGTGGTGCTCGGCGGTGGCTGCGCAAGCCCGCCGCCGACCCCGCCGCCCACTCCGGCGCAGGTGCCGGTCGACCCTGAACAGCCGGCCCGCGAGGCCGAGGCGCGGGGCGATTACGGTGCCGCGGCGCAGGCCTGGCAGGCCTTGGCGGCCAGCCGCCCGTCGCCGGGGCGCGAAGCATATCAACTGCGCGCCGCCGCTGCGTGGCTGGCGGCCGGCGACACCACCAGCAGCCAGGCGCTGCTCGGCCAGATCGACGTGGCGCCGCTGGGCGATGGGCTGATCACGCAAAAGCAGCTCCTGCTGGCCCGCCTGGCGCTGGGACGGGGTGATCCGGTCGCTGCCGCCGCGGCGCTGGCGCCGACTCTCGAGCTCCACCCGCCGGCCGATCTGGCCGCCGAGCGCGATGCGCTCGTGCAGCGACTGCCTCCCGGCAGCTTTGCGGCACCCGGCCCAGCGCTGACTGGCGGTGATTTCCTTGCAGTGCTGCTGCCGTACGGCGGCAGCCTCGACAGTGCGGCACAGGCCATCACGACCGGCATCGTCGCGGCGCGCCTGCACGACGGCAGCGGGCCCGAGCTGCGTTTCTACGCCAGCGGCAACGACGTGCTCACGAGCTATCGGCAGGCGCTGGCGGACGGGGCGGCCGCGGTCATCGGCCCGCTGCAGAAGGCGGAGGTGGCGGCGCTGGCCAAATCCCCCCTGCCGCGCCCGACCCTGGCGCTGAACAATCCCGAACCGGCCGTCGGCCAGGTCAACCTGTACCGCCTGTCGCTGGATCCGGCCGACGAGGCCGCCGCCGGCGCGCAGTGGCTGGCGGCCGCCGGCTATCGTGACGTGGCCATGCTGTACGTGGACGATGCCTGGGGCAGGCGCCTGCGCGACCTGTACAGCGCGGCCCTGACCACGCAGGGCGGGCGGCTGTCGGGTGCTGTTCCCTTCGACGCTGGCGACACCGATTTTGCGGCCGCCCTGCGCGGCCTGTTTGGCGCGCGCCTGGCAGCCACGGTGCCGGCCGCACCGGATGCGCCGGGCGTGTCGTCCGTGGCCGCACCGACACCGCCTGGCCCGCAGGCGCTGATCGTCATCGCGAGCGCGACCGACGCCCGCCAGATCGTGCCGCAGCTGGCCTACGTGGGCCTGTTCGACCTGCCGGTGCTGACCACCTCGCAGGTATGGAGTGGCAGTCCGGATCCGGCCGATGCCGACCTCCAGAACGTCGTGTTCTGCGACAGCCCGTGGGCGCTGAACCGGCAGACGCTGTCCGGCGACGGCGGGCCCCTGACCGCGGCGCGCCAGGCTTGGCCGCAGCTGGACCGCGAACCGCCGCGTTTGCTGGCACTGGGCGCCGATGCCTACGCGGTGGGCCGGGAGCTTCGTCTGGGGCGCACGGTCGATGCCCTGCCCGAGGGCCTGACCGGTGCCTTGGGCCTGGAAGCCGACGGCACCCTGCACCGGCGCGTGCTCGCCTGCGCCCGTTTCAGCGGCGGCATGCCGGTGCCGCTGACGCCCGGCGGATTGCCGTGA
- a CDS encoding YraN family protein, translated as MSTGALHLQRGRAAEDRAAAHLTAQGLQILTRNYRVAGGEIDLVARHGKELVFVEVRSRRSAAFGTAAESVTPTKRRRILLAAQHYLQSLDQRTPPPCRFDIVSITGAVDGGHLEWLRNAFTND; from the coding sequence GTGAGCACCGGCGCACTGCATCTGCAGCGCGGCCGGGCGGCCGAAGACCGGGCCGCCGCGCACCTCACGGCGCAGGGTTTGCAGATTCTGACGCGCAATTACCGCGTCGCCGGTGGCGAGATCGATCTGGTCGCCCGTCACGGCAAGGAGCTGGTGTTCGTGGAAGTGCGCAGTCGGCGCAGCGCCGCTTTCGGGACTGCTGCCGAGTCGGTCACCCCGACCAAACGCCGCCGCATACTGTTGGCCGCACAGCACTATCTGCAGAGCCTGGACCAGCGCACGCCGCCGCCGTGCCGTTTCGACATCGTCAGCATCACCGGCGCGGTCGATGGCGGGCACCTGGAATGGCTGCGCAATGCCTTCACCAACGACTGA
- a CDS encoding aromatic-ring-hydroxylating dioxygenase subunit beta: MDDVARCADLLYTEARLIDQKAWDDWLALYLPDAEFWIPAWESEHSYTTDPQNEISLIYYADRSGLEDRVFRLRTGMSSASVPLPRTSHLVGNVQASKQANGDFEVHASWQVTYYKHKETHFFAGQYEYTLRPQDDGSLRIARKKIIVINDLIPQVLDFYHV, from the coding sequence ATGGACGACGTCGCGCGCTGCGCCGACCTGCTGTACACCGAAGCCCGCCTGATCGACCAGAAGGCCTGGGACGACTGGCTGGCCCTTTACCTGCCGGATGCCGAGTTCTGGATTCCGGCCTGGGAGTCGGAGCACAGCTACACCACCGACCCGCAAAACGAGATCTCGCTGATCTACTACGCCGACCGCAGCGGCCTGGAAGACCGCGTGTTTCGCCTGCGCACCGGCATGTCGTCGGCCTCGGTGCCGCTGCCGCGTACCAGCCATCTGGTCGGCAACGTGCAGGCCAGCAAGCAGGCCAATGGGGATTTCGAGGTTCACGCCAGTTGGCAGGTGACCTACTACAAGCACAAGGAAACGCACTTCTTTGCCGGCCAGTACGAGTACACGCTGCGCCCGCAGGATGACGGCAGTCTGCGCATCGCGCGCAAGAAAATCATCGTCATCAACGACCTGATCCCGCAGGTGCTGGACTTCTACCACGTCTGA
- the rfaE2 gene encoding D-glycero-beta-D-manno-heptose 1-phosphate adenylyltransferase, producing the protein MSEAPPRYARKLVTDPAELAGRLAALPRPIVFTNGCFDILHAGHVDYLDRAAALGASLVVGVNSDASVRRQGKGEDRPINPLAERMAVLAALEAVSLVVAFDDDTPLALIHAVRPDHLVKGGDWPVESIVGADFVRSYAGQVHSIRFRHTRSTSDLLRRIREQDAK; encoded by the coding sequence GTGAGCGAGGCCCCACCCCGCTACGCCAGAAAACTGGTCACCGACCCGGCCGAGCTGGCGGGTCGTCTGGCCGCCCTGCCGCGACCGATCGTGTTCACCAACGGCTGCTTCGACATCCTGCACGCCGGGCATGTCGATTACCTGGACCGCGCCGCCGCGCTGGGCGCGAGCCTGGTGGTGGGCGTCAACAGCGACGCCTCGGTGCGCCGCCAGGGCAAGGGCGAGGACCGACCCATCAACCCGCTGGCCGAGCGCATGGCGGTGCTGGCGGCGCTGGAGGCGGTGAGCCTGGTGGTGGCCTTCGACGACGACACGCCGCTGGCGCTGATCCACGCCGTGCGTCCGGATCATCTGGTCAAGGGCGGCGACTGGCCGGTCGAGTCCATCGTCGGCGCCGACTTCGTGCGCAGCTACGCCGGGCAGGTGCACTCGATCCGCTTCCGTCACACACGCTCGACCAGCGATCTGCTGCGTCGCATCCGCGAGCAGGACGCGAAATAG
- a CDS encoding phosphoheptose isomerase, with protein sequence MDPIALVAARFHESAQLKLASADALAPAISRAGSLLAASLRGGGKLLVCGNGGSAADAQHFSAELLGRYERERAALPAIALHADSSTVTAVANDYGYEHVFARQVQALGRPGDVLLAISTSGNSPGILRAIEAAQQAGLGVVALTGRDGGALAPLLRPADIEIRVPAQVTARIQEVHILILHCLCELIDELPR encoded by the coding sequence ATGGACCCGATTGCCCTCGTTGCCGCGCGCTTCCACGAAAGCGCGCAGCTGAAACTGGCCAGCGCGGATGCGCTGGCGCCGGCCATTTCGCGCGCCGGCAGCTTGCTGGCGGCCAGTCTGCGCGGCGGCGGCAAGCTGCTGGTGTGTGGCAACGGCGGTTCCGCGGCGGATGCCCAGCATTTCAGCGCCGAGCTGCTGGGCCGTTACGAGCGCGAACGCGCCGCCCTGCCGGCGATCGCCCTGCACGCGGACAGCTCCACCGTGACCGCGGTCGCCAACGACTACGGTTACGAGCATGTGTTCGCCCGCCAGGTGCAGGCGCTGGGCCGGCCGGGGGATGTGTTGCTGGCCATCAGCACCAGCGGCAACTCGCCGGGCATCCTGCGCGCGATCGAAGCCGCCCAGCAGGCCGGACTGGGAGTCGTCGCACTCACCGGCCGGGACGGCGGCGCGCTGGCGCCCCTGTTGCGACCGGCCGATATCGAAATACGCGTGCCGGCGCAGGTCACCGCGCGCATCCAGGAAGTTCACATCCTGATCCTGCACTGCCTGTGCGAGCTGATCGACGAGCTGCCACGGTGA
- the hcaB gene encoding 3-(cis-5,6-dihydroxycyclohexa-1,3-dien-1-yl)propanoate dehydrogenase, whose amino-acid sequence MGWLDNTVAIVTGGGSGLGRALVQRFIAEGASVGVLERDPAKAAQLTRDFGDRVLAVTGDVTTYADNARVVQDTVARFGQLDTFIGNAGVFDYFQTLPQIDAERISAAFDELFAVNVKGYLLGAKAALPELLKTRGSIIYTISNAGFYPAGGGPIYTASKHAVVGLVRELAYELAPKVRVNGVAPGGMKTELGGLAATGSAGVKLSQMEGLDDMLRAISPLQIAPAPDDYCGPYVLLASRANSAPMTGVVINTDGGLGVRGFTKMAGGEDL is encoded by the coding sequence ATGGGCTGGCTGGACAATACGGTTGCAATCGTCACAGGCGGCGGCTCGGGCCTCGGCCGGGCGCTGGTGCAGCGCTTCATCGCCGAGGGCGCCAGCGTGGGTGTGCTGGAGCGCGATCCGGCCAAGGCGGCGCAGCTGACGCGGGACTTCGGCGACCGCGTGCTGGCCGTCACCGGCGACGTCACCACCTACGCCGACAACGCGCGCGTGGTGCAGGACACCGTGGCGCGTTTCGGGCAGCTGGATACCTTCATCGGCAACGCCGGCGTGTTCGACTACTTCCAGACCCTGCCGCAGATTGACGCCGAGCGGATTTCGGCCGCCTTCGACGAGCTGTTCGCGGTCAATGTCAAAGGCTACCTGCTGGGTGCCAAGGCGGCCCTGCCGGAGCTGCTCAAGACCCGCGGCAGCATCATCTACACCATCTCCAATGCCGGCTTCTACCCAGCCGGCGGCGGTCCGATCTACACGGCGTCCAAGCATGCCGTGGTCGGCCTGGTGCGGGAACTGGCCTATGAACTGGCGCCCAAGGTGCGCGTCAACGGCGTCGCTCCCGGCGGCATGAAGACGGAACTGGGCGGCCTGGCGGCCACCGGCTCGGCCGGGGTCAAGCTCAGCCAGATGGAGGGGCTCGATGACATGCTGCGCGCCATCTCGCCCCTGCAGATCGCGCCCGCGCCCGACGACTACTGCGGCCCCTACGTGTTGCTCGCCTCGCGTGCCAACTCGGCGCCGATGACCGGCGTGGTGATCAATACCGACGGCGGCCTGGGGGTGCGCGGTTTCACCAAGATGGCCGGCGGCGAGGACTTGTGA
- a CDS encoding ABC transporter substrate-binding protein, with protein sequence MDTVNWGTPPVGLFNFPIELWQTSGRFAPLGLDLKLSSHLTGEEYAARIRAGAYDMGQIGTPVFLPAAVGSREYAVVSVGFCDFAPFYLVAAPGVNRLSDCRGQKVVINKRMTCPGSLLEWHARQEGLTIDDFKVVELMQDSRFDNYGQAFADGIERGAFRIGILYEPYVSLVERRFGWRVLADYAELLRPANYGILLYARRRWIEDKPDLVRRVVQAYFAAANYGVEHPAALRPFASQLPFVTEDDIERAMRRDGPHWLREPSLDWAFLERVEQELKTQRRVPADYAIRDYVAATY encoded by the coding sequence ATGGATACCGTCAACTGGGGCACGCCGCCGGTCGGCCTGTTCAACTTCCCGATCGAGCTGTGGCAGACGAGCGGCCGGTTTGCGCCGCTTGGCCTGGATCTGAAACTCTCCAGCCACCTCACCGGCGAGGAATACGCCGCCCGTATCCGCGCCGGCGCCTACGACATGGGCCAGATCGGCACGCCGGTGTTCCTGCCGGCCGCCGTTGGCTCGCGCGAGTACGCCGTCGTCAGCGTGGGGTTTTGCGACTTCGCACCCTTCTATCTGGTGGCCGCGCCGGGCGTGAACCGGCTTTCCGACTGCCGCGGCCAGAAGGTCGTCATCAACAAGCGCATGACCTGCCCGGGCAGCCTGCTGGAGTGGCATGCCCGCCAGGAAGGGCTGACGATTGACGACTTCAAGGTGGTCGAGCTGATGCAGGACAGCCGCTTCGACAACTACGGCCAGGCCTTCGCCGACGGCATCGAGCGCGGTGCCTTTCGCATCGGCATCCTGTACGAGCCCTACGTCAGCCTGGTGGAGCGCCGCTTCGGCTGGCGCGTGCTGGCCGACTATGCCGAGCTGCTGCGCCCGGCCAACTACGGCATCCTGCTGTACGCCCGCCGGCGCTGGATCGAAGACAAACCGGACCTGGTGCGGCGCGTGGTGCAGGCCTATTTTGCCGCCGCGAACTACGGCGTCGAGCACCCAGCGGCGCTGCGGCCGTTCGCCTCGCAGCTGCCGTTCGTGACCGAGGACGACATCGAGCGCGCCATGCGCCGCGACGGCCCGCACTGGCTGCGCGAGCCCAGCCTCGACTGGGCGTTCCTGGAGCGGGTGGAGCAGGAACTGAAAACGCAGCGGCGCGTGCCGGCCGACTACGCCATCCGCGACTATGTCGCCGCCACGTATTGA